From a single Tursiops truncatus isolate mTurTru1 chromosome 20, mTurTru1.mat.Y, whole genome shotgun sequence genomic region:
- the LOC101329169 gene encoding keratin, type I cytoskeletal 14 isoform X2, producing the protein MTSRQGTSSSSMKGSYVISGGSSCGSSARAGGSFRAPSAYGGLSSSRYSSGGVCGVGGGYGGNYSSSSSFGGAMGSGFGGGYGGGAGGGYGGGFGGGSGGGVCGGFGGGDGLLVASEKVTMQNLNDRLASYLDKVRALEEANTDLEVKIRDWYQKQRPTEIRDYSAYFRTIEDLRNKILAATVDNANIVLQIDNARLAADDFRTKYETELNLRLSVEADINGLRRVLDELTLARADLEMQIESLKEELAYLRKNHEEEMANLRGQVGGDINVEMDAVPGVDLSRVLNEMREQYEKMAEKNRKDAEDWFFSKTEELNREVASSSEMVQSSKSEISELRRTMQNLEIELQSHLSMKSSLENSLEETKNRYCLQLSQIQGLICNVEEQLAQLRCEMEQQSQEYKILLDVKTRLEQEIATYRRLLEGEDARFPTSQFSSGSQSSRDVTSSSRQIRTKVLDVQDGKLVSSHEQIVRTKN; encoded by the exons ATGACCAGCCGCCAGGGCACATCTTCCAGCTCTATGAAGGGCTCCTATGTCATCAGCGGCGGCTCCAGCTGCGGGTCTTCCGCCAGGGCCGGAGGCTCCTTCCGGGCCCCCAGCGCCTACGGGGGCCTGTCCTCCTCCCGCTACTCCTCCGGGGGTGtctgcggggtggggggcggctaTGGTGGCAactacagcagcagcagcagcttcgGTGGGGCCATGGGTAGCGGCTTCGGTGGAGGATACGGCGGTGGGGCTGGTGGCGGCTACGGTGGTGGCTTCGGTGGTGGCTCAGGTGGTGGCGTGTGTGGCGGCTTTGGCGGTGGTGATGGGCTCCTGGTGGCCAGTGAGAAGGTGACCATGCAGAACCTCAACGACCGCCTGGCCTCCTACCTGGACAAGGTACGCGCCCTGGAGGAGGCCAACACTGACCTGGAGGTGAAGATCCGCGACTGGTACCAGAAGCAACGGCCCACTGAGATCAGGGACTACAGCGCCTACTTCAGGACCATCGAGGACCTGAGGAACAAG ATCCTTGCGGCCACTGTGGACAATGCTAACATCGTGTTGCAGATTGACAATGCCCGCCTGGCCGCTGATGACTTCCGCACCAA GTACGAGACGGAGCTGAACTTGCGCTTGAGTGTGGAGGCCGACATCAACGGCCTCCGCAGGGTGCTGGATGAGCTGACCCTGGCCAGAGCTGACCTGGAGATGCAGATCGAGAGCCTGAAGGAGGAGCTGGCCTACCTCCGGAAGAACCACGAGGAG GAAATGGCTAACCTGCGAGGCCAGGTGGGCGGGGATATCAACGTGGAGATGGATGCCGTCCCCGGCGTGGACCTGAGCCGCGTCCTGAACGAGATGCGCGAACAGTACGAGAAGATGGCGGAGAAGAACCGCAAGGACGCCGAGGACTGGTTCTTCAGCAAG aCAGAGGAACTGAACCGCGAGGTGGCCAGCAGCAGCGAGATGGTGCAGAGCAGCAAGAGCGAGATCTCAGAGCTCCGGCGCACCATGCAGAACCTGGAGATCGAGCTGCAGTCCCATCTCAGCATG AAATCATCCCTGGAGAACAGCCTGGAGGAAACCAAAAACCGCTACTGCCTGCAGCTGTCCCAGATCCAGGGGCTCATCTGCAACGTGGAGGAGCAGCTGGCCCAGCTGCGCTGCGAGAtggagcagcagagccaggagtaCAAGATCCTGCTGGACGTGAAGACGCGGCTGGAGCAGGAGATCGCCACCTACCGCCGCCTGCTGGAGGGCGAGGATGCCCG cttccccacctcccagTTCTCCTCTGGCTCTCAGTCATCCAGAGATG tGACCTCCTCCAGTCGTCAGATTCGCACCAAAGTCTTGGATGTGCAGGACGGCAAGTTGGTGTCCTCCCACGAGCAGATCGTTCGCACCAAGAACTAA